The sequence below is a genomic window from Aureispira sp. CCB-E.
GTATGTCGAATGGCATGAATGACGCCTTTTTGGTTTAATAATTCAATTTCATGTGCTAAATTTAGTTCACGTTGCGCCTGTTTTCTTCCTAGTTTTCGCCCTGCTCCATGCGAACAAGACATAAAAGATTCAGGGTTGCCAAGACCTTTGACAATATAAGAGCTGGTCCCTTGTGATCCTGGAATCATTCCTAATTCGTCTTTGAAGGCACGTGTAGCTCCTTTTCGATGAACCAAAACATTTTCTCCGTAATGCTTTTCCCAAGCAGCAAAGTTGTGTGATTTATTAATAATTTCATCACAATCAAATGTCCCTATAACTTCTGTAAGTGCTTCAACCATTCGTGTCATCATCAATTTTCGATTCGCCAAAGCATAAGCAATACAGTAATTCATTTCAGCAATATAATCCTTTGCTTCTTGTGTCTCAATAGGCAAAAATGCTAGCTCCATTTTTTTGGTGACCACAGAGTGGTAACGCTCATTCATTTGAATTGCTAAATTGTTGTAATGTTGTGCAACGGTATGCCCTAAAGCACGGCTACCAGAGTGGATCATTATCCAAATATAACCATCAGAACCTTGTTGGATTTCAATGAAATGATTGCCACCACCTAGTGTGCCAATTTGCTTAGTCCCTTTGGGGTATGCACGAGAGACAATTTGCAAATCTTCATATCCTTGTGGCATTAATGTTTCATCTTGAGGTTCAGCATGCCAGTTGAAACCTAGAGGAATCAATGTGCGGGCAATAGTTAATGTCTTTTTTAAGCTTTCTTTAGAAACGTGCGTTAAACTTGTACGCATGGCACACATTCCACAGCCAATATCAACCCCCACAGCATTAGGTATGACAACTCCTTTGGTTGCCAAAATAGAGCCGATAGGCATGCCATAACCTTGATGACTATCTGGCATAATAGGAATGTGTTTAAATGTGAATGGTAGGTTTGCCAAATTTTTAGCTTGTTCCAATGCGCCATCTTCTAAATCTGTCAACCATAATTTAATAGGCTTTTTCTCCGTTGAAATTACTTTTTTCATAAGTTTTGTATCGTTGTGCTGCTGATTTTATGAAACTAGTCAAAATATCAAACCAGCGGGTTATTTAATGATGATAGTACAAAACTAAAATAGTAGTGCGCAGCCTTGTTGCGTAGTTCTGGAAAAAGAATTTTTTAATAAAAAAAAGCAATCAATAACTAGATTGATTGCCATTCTAAAAACTATTAAACTTAGAAATAATGCGACTACTTAGAACTTACACCCTATTGTTGCTCCAAATAGTAATATATTAACATCATAATTATAGGTAGATTGAGTGCCATCGCTTGAATAGATTGAACCTGGAAACATATGTATGTATTGAATGTCAAGACCTATGGAAAAACGTTTTAGTCTGAATTTAACAGATGGATTTACAGAGAGACCAAACTGTACCAAAGCAGCCGAATTAGAATTAAGGTTATTGCCTAGGCGCTGGGCAAAACTAGTGGTTAGTCCTGCATTCAAGTTCAACTCAAGACCATTTTTTTCGGATAACTGTATAAAGTTAGTAGAACCAATGTTGAGTGGATTCATTTTATAAGTAATCGGGAAAAAAGAGCTTTGATTGTTTGTTCCAAAGGGAATAAGTGAACCTATTCTAGCCCAAATAATTTGAATGCCAGATTGGATTTTCTTATTATTTTTAAAATACCATTTATTGCCTAGTCTAAATGAGTTTTCAGTAACAATATCTGTAGAACTAACAATATAAGCATTGGGCTCTGGTAGATTGGTATGGTAATTATAAGCACTGATAGCTGCTCCAGCACTAATAATACCATCTACAAAGAAACCATTCCCAAAAACATTGCTTTTGGGCTCCAAAAATTGGTCAGATAGGCTAGAAGGATTAAAATCAGCAGAAAACATATCTTTGGGCGCATATTTCATGAATTCCAAAGAACTATTGGCTGATTGAGCGTAGATAAAATTGGAGATACTTAAATAAAAAAGTATGGAATAGATAGATTTCATAGCTAAAATGTAAGGAAAGAATGGATTGTTATAAATAAAAACAGGCAAAATGGATTACTACTAGTTCGCATTTTTGTTGAAAAATCTAATACAAGATATTTTTAATTTATTTACCTGTGTGGTGTTTCTATCTATTCAACCGCTTGGCAAAAGAACCTCCCTACCTTTTGATAAAAAAATGGTAATTAAAGTTATTATTTTAATCTGGTGCTCTACCAACTGAGCTACTCAATGAGAAAGGATTTGAACCTTTGACCTCCAGATCCGTGATTTTTAGAAGGAAATAACTTTTAGTCCATTATTTTTTGCACAACACCTTGGCTGTGTTTCTATAAAAAAATAAGCTTGTATTATAAGTAATCCAAAAAATTATATACTGTTCTACCAGTTGAACTACTTTGTTTGCCCGAAGGAAAACAAAGGGTGGACTCGAACCACCACCTGTAGCGTGGAAGGCAAAGGAGGAAATTTTCTCTAGTCCTACACACAAGCTATCTATTCTTAGTAACGTTCAAAAACTAAGCTTTCAAAAATCTTGCTGTAAATCGAAAGATTATTTTTATCGTTACTTAACACATTACTCTGTTGATTTTTTGCTTTTTCATAAAAAAATCAACAGAGTATTATTAACAAAAACGGCAAAGAAACACACTGTCAGTTTGGAAGTGGTAGAAGGAAGTGTGTTATAGTCCGTTATAATTTTTAAAAGAGGGAAGGGATGTTATTGTATAACCAAAACGAGTTAGGAGTCGAACCTAAAGAAGGAAATAACATCTAAGCCTCTTGTTAGTATAATAATTGTATTGGTGTAACTTTAGTTCCTACTGTGCTATTATTTTGAAGCACTAAGGATTTTTTTATTATTAGTGGAAACTAAAATAGCTATGTTGATTAAAAGTCAAGGTGTTAGAAGGAAGCTATTTTTAAGCCACTAGTTTAAATTGATTCTATCTCGTAGAAAATTGATAAACCTATTTGTTAGAAAAACAATTTCTATGTAGTAGAAGGAAGCTTTATCATATGCCATAGATAATGGTTGAGCATGGGCTTCCTAACCCAAACCTAGTTCGAGTTAGAAAGCGAGCTGCTCATGGGAGCAGTTTGACGAACCCAACCAAAGTAAAATAAATTACTTAAATCAATTCTGTTAAAATCTGTTCTACATCCGTTGCGTTATACGTACAGTCTTTTACACCAAACGTAATGCTAGCATTTTCCTTGTAGGTTGTCAATTGCGCATTTCGAGCAGCAGCATGTGCCTGTGCTAACGTGCCAATAACTGGTCGTGTTTTGGTAAAGTTTGCCAATTGTGCACATAAAAGAGCCACATCATTGACAGACCCTTCTACATTATTATGAAATTGAACGCTAGAAACATACAAATCTGTTGAAATGATTTCTTGAGCTGCAATATCGACCATTAAGGGTACGGCATATCCTCCGACACCATTCAAGTCAAATTTGTTGGCAACTGTTTTTATATCAAAAGTTTTTATATCAGAAGTTGCCTTGTCTCTCAACATCCAACCTGCGTGGCAATCCATATCTCGGAAGTGTTCTCCTGAATATTTGTGCACTTGAACCGCTAAGTAACGTACCTTCTTTTTTAATTTAGACATCGTAATGTCTATAAATTCTGCAGCCCCGTATGGTGCTGACTGAACATCACCAGAATGTACAATACCATTGCTAAAAAGTTGGGTATAAGACACATGCCCTAAATAGTTGAAGTATTCATCAAATTGGATACAAGACAAATCTAAATCGGTTCGCACGGCGGTTTGTTTCCAATAAATAAACAAGCGCAATACTTTAGAAAAATCTGTTTTAATACGACTTCCTTTACCAACGGTTAAGATGCCATCTGAACTTTTTCGTTGTTGCAACGGAATCGTATAATTCATTAATTCAGGATCAATCCAGACAGTTTCTTCGT
It includes:
- a CDS encoding RtcB family protein, coding for MKKVISTEKKPIKLWLTDLEDGALEQAKNLANLPFTFKHIPIMPDSHQGYGMPIGSILATKGVVIPNAVGVDIGCGMCAMRTSLTHVSKESLKKTLTIARTLIPLGFNWHAEPQDETLMPQGYEDLQIVSRAYPKGTKQIGTLGGGNHFIEIQQGSDGYIWIMIHSGSRALGHTVAQHYNNLAIQMNERYHSVVTKKMELAFLPIETQEAKDYIAEMNYCIAYALANRKLMMTRMVEALTEVIGTFDCDEIINKSHNFAAWEKHYGENVLVHRKGATRAFKDELGMIPGSQGTSSYIVKGLGNPESFMSCSHGAGRKLGRKQAQRELNLAHEIELLNQKGVIHAIRHTSDLDEATGAYKDIDIVMENQKDLAEIMVQLTPLAVLKG